In one window of Tubulanus polymorphus chromosome 3, tnTubPoly1.2, whole genome shotgun sequence DNA:
- the LOC141901158 gene encoding beta-catenin-like protein 1: MDVGELLSFQPEKPAPISAAAKKRKNDRNAAEARGKQRRVEDLDDYTEKEKIMALLDDADESTEGLDEGSLKKMLLQFEKRVLRNQEMRIKYPDLPEKFMESEMELNDILQEMHVIATMPNLYHILVSLNAVHSLMQLIGHDNTDISIGVIDLIQELTDVDALNESEEDADILVDTLLEGQVVAVLVQNLDRLDESIKEEADGVHNTLGVIENITEFRPELCPEAAKAGLMQWILKRIKAKMPFDANKLYCSEILAILLQNHEDNRQLLGEMDGIDVLLQQLAIYKKHDPANSEEVELMENLFNCLCSSLMLSSNKDRFLKGEGLQLMILMLREKKMSRHSAIKVLDHAMTGSDGSDNCQKFIDILGLRSVFPIFMKTPKVTKKGTSSEELEEHIASVIANLLKNCQGSQRQRLLSKFTENDHEKVDRLMELHFKYLDKVRVVDQQIEKERNELKRYGKDLDDDEEEQDRYYLQRLEAGLFTLQLVDYIMLDVCASGATTVKQRVMQILNMRGGSVKAIRNIMREYAGNIGETNDAETREAEQNKLVALVDKF; encoded by the exons ATGGACGTTGGAGAATTACTCTCATTTCAG CCTGAAAAGCCGGCTCCGATATCTGCAGCTGCAAAGAAACGCAAAAACGATAGAAACGCAGCTGAAGCCAGAGGCAAACAAAGACGAGTCGAAGACCTAGATGACTAcaccgaaaaagaaaaaataatggcTTTGCTGGATGATGCTGATGAG AGCACAGAAGGGCTAGATGAAGGATCGCTGAAGAAGATGTTATTGCAGTTCGAAAAGCGAGTTTTGCGTAATCAAGAAATGAGAATCAAATATCCCGATCTGCCGGAAAA GTTTATGGAATCGGAAATGGAGTTGAACGACATTCTTCAGGAGATGCACGTCATCGCGACGATGCCCAATTTGTACCACATCCTCGTCAGTTTGAACGCCGTGCATTCGCTGATGCAGTTGATCGGGCACGACAATACCGACATCTCGATCGGCGTGATCGATTTGATCCAGGAGTTGACGGATGTCGACGCGTTGAACGAAAGTGAAGAAGACGCCGACATTCTCGTCGACACTCTC CTTGAGGGCCAAGTGGTGGCTGTTCTTGTGCAGAATCTGGATCGACTTGATGAATCAATAAAGGAAGAGGCAGATGGAGTTCATAACACTCTAG gagtcattgaaaatataacCGAATTTCGACCAGAGTTATGTCCAGAGGCGGCAAAAGCTGGACTGATGCAATGGATTTTAAAACGTATAAAG gcAAAGATGCCATTTGATGCGAATAAACTTTACTGTTCAGAAATCTTGGCCATTCTTCTACAAAATCACGAAGACAATCGACAACTTCTCGGTGAGATGGATGGTATCGATGTGTTACTCCAACAATTGGCC ATCTACAAAAAACACGATCCAGCAAATAGCGAGGAAGTTGAGCTGATGGAAAATCTGTTTAATTGTTTGTGTAGTTCTCTTATGTTGTCGTCAAATAAAGACCGTTTTCTGAAAGGCGAAGGTCTGCAGCTGATGATACTCATGTTGAg GGAGAAGAAAATGTCTCGTCACAGCGCGATAAAAGTATTGGATCACGCAATGACCGGATCGGATGGCTCGGATAACTGCCAGAAATTCATCGATATCCTCGGATTGCGAAGCGTGTTTCCGATATTTATGAAAACACCGAAAGTAACGAAGAAAGGCACTTCATCGGAAGAGTTGGAAG AACACATAGCATCCGTCATCGCGAATCTTCTAAAAAATTGTCAAGGAAGCCAACGTCAGCGTCTGCTGAGCAAATTCACTGAAAACGACCACGAAAAA GTCGATCGCTTGATGGAATTGCACTTCAAGTATTTGGATAAAGTTCGTGTCGTTGACCAGCAGATAGAGAAGGAAAGAAAT GAGTTGAAACGTTATGGTAAAGATTTAGATGATGATGAGGAAGAGCAAGATAGATACTATCTGCAGCGATTGGAAGCTGGACTTTTTACGTTACAATTAGTCGATTACATAATGCTTGATGTCTGTGCATCAGGGGCAACTACT GTGAAACAAAGAGTGATGCAAATTTTGAACATGAGGGGCGGATCAGTGAAGGCTATTCGTAATATTATGCGAG aATACGCTGGTAACATCGGTGAAACGAACGATGCCGAGACTCGAGAAGCTGAACAAAATAAACTTGTCGCGTTAGTTGACAAGTTTTGA
- the LOC141901815 gene encoding calbindin-32-like isoform X2 yields MATTKEEDGSRGNFLRQFRDSNTKQLKQVTAQQFQEVWNHYDTDGNGYIEGSELDNFLREFVSSVTSTEVGPETISDAALVELREAFMDAFDDNQDNRIEIGELAQILPTEENFLLLFRRDNPLESSVEFMRVWRQFDKDNSGYIDADELKDFLKYLIKQTAPVAQPTEETIITYTDTMLQLFDQNKDGKLQLSEMSKLLPVKENFLCRPIFKNASKINSYDIDRVFSLYDRDKNGIIDDDELQGFLKDLLELAQEDYDEDDLKYFRKEILENWDVNHDGKICKEELKMVLLQQGKIACGENE; encoded by the exons ATGGCTACAACGAAAGAAGAAGATGGCTCACGTGGCAATTTTTTACGACAGTTCCGCGACAGCAATACGAAACAGTTGAAACAGGTGACTGCTCAACAATTTCAGGAGGTTTGGAATCATTACGATACAGATG GCAATGGATACATCGAGGGATCGGAATTGGATAATTTCTTACGTGAGTTCGTGTCGAGCGTCACCAGCACGGAAGTTGGCCCCGAG ACCATTTCCGACGCGGCGCTGGTAGAATTAAGAGAAGCCTTCATGGACGCGTTTGACGATAATCAAGACAACAGAATAGAAATAGGAGAG CTTGCTCAGATTTTACCGACGGAAGAAAATTTCCTATTGCTGTTCCGGCGAGATAATCCGTTAGAATCAAGCGTCGAATTTATGAGG gTGTGGCGGCAATTCGATAAAGACAACAGTGGATATATAGATGCAGACGAACTTAAG GATTTTCTTAAGTATTTAATCAAGCAAACAGCACCAGTCGCACAGCCTACGGAAGAGACAATCATTACGTATACCGATACGATG CTTCAGCTTTTTGACCAGAATAAAGACGGTAAATTGCAGCTCAGCGAAATGTCGAA acTGCTTCCGGTGAAAGAAAACTTCTTATGCAGACCCATTTTCAAG aaCGCTAGCAAAATAAACAGCTACGACATAGATCGGGTCTTCAGCTTATACGATCGG GATAAGAACGGAATAATAGATGACGACGAGCTGCAAGGATTTTTAAAAGATCTTCTCGAGTTGGCCCAAGAG GACTATGATGAAGACGATCTTAAGTATTTCCGCAAGGAAATACTGGAGAACTGGGACGTGAATCACGATGGAAAGATCTGCAAGGAGGAACTCAAAATGGTGTTGCTCCAACAAGGGAAAATTGCCTGTggtgaaaatgaatga
- the LOC141901815 gene encoding calbindin-32-like isoform X1: protein MATTKEEDGSRGNFLRQFRDSNTKQLKQVTAQQFQEVWNHYDTDGNGYIEGSELDNFLREFVSSVTSTEVGPETISDAALVELREAFMDAFDDNQDNRIEIGELAQILPTEENFLLLFRRDNPLESSVEFMRVWRQFDKDNSGYIDADELKDFLKYLIKQTAPVAQPTEETIITYTDTMLQLFDQNKDGKLQLSEMSKLLPVKENFLCRPIFKRLFQGSTLSPENASKINSYDIDRVFSLYDRDKNGIIDDDELQGFLKDLLELAQEDYDEDDLKYFRKEILENWDVNHDGKICKEELKMVLLQQGKIACGENE from the exons ATGGCTACAACGAAAGAAGAAGATGGCTCACGTGGCAATTTTTTACGACAGTTCCGCGACAGCAATACGAAACAGTTGAAACAGGTGACTGCTCAACAATTTCAGGAGGTTTGGAATCATTACGATACAGATG GCAATGGATACATCGAGGGATCGGAATTGGATAATTTCTTACGTGAGTTCGTGTCGAGCGTCACCAGCACGGAAGTTGGCCCCGAG ACCATTTCCGACGCGGCGCTGGTAGAATTAAGAGAAGCCTTCATGGACGCGTTTGACGATAATCAAGACAACAGAATAGAAATAGGAGAG CTTGCTCAGATTTTACCGACGGAAGAAAATTTCCTATTGCTGTTCCGGCGAGATAATCCGTTAGAATCAAGCGTCGAATTTATGAGG gTGTGGCGGCAATTCGATAAAGACAACAGTGGATATATAGATGCAGACGAACTTAAG GATTTTCTTAAGTATTTAATCAAGCAAACAGCACCAGTCGCACAGCCTACGGAAGAGACAATCATTACGTATACCGATACGATG CTTCAGCTTTTTGACCAGAATAAAGACGGTAAATTGCAGCTCAGCGAAATGTCGAA acTGCTTCCGGTGAAAGAAAACTTCTTATGCAGACCCATTTTCAAG AGATTATTTCAAGGTTCAACCCTGTCGCCGGAG aaCGCTAGCAAAATAAACAGCTACGACATAGATCGGGTCTTCAGCTTATACGATCGG GATAAGAACGGAATAATAGATGACGACGAGCTGCAAGGATTTTTAAAAGATCTTCTCGAGTTGGCCCAAGAG GACTATGATGAAGACGATCTTAAGTATTTCCGCAAGGAAATACTGGAGAACTGGGACGTGAATCACGATGGAAAGATCTGCAAGGAGGAACTCAAAATGGTGTTGCTCCAACAAGGGAAAATTGCCTGTggtgaaaatgaatga
- the LOC141901540 gene encoding ras-related protein Rab-24-like, with translation MAQSSRVILVGEYGVGKTSLFRRFRDGLFDDEGSPLSTIGCDTTTKSFLIGNRKIQLELWDTGGMERVSSMNLSYFRGANAAVICYSPMQRVSFDLISDYIIQVEQLSNPNCRMFICATKWDLYDDDASNDSSRRKQCVSSDEITDFEMECSDMLAGSFKTSSKSNLGVDEMFESIAKKLNDTRPSLTLDRIKLHETVTTAEFNHIALTIIPYQFTGECELHNLAAIDMDHSQPINSDSLADDQTVDKASKPPDISTSSKTTKCCKCRTRYPSHIHRKAKSNCCR, from the exons ATGGCGCAAAGTTCCAGAGTGATACTGGTGGGTGAGTATGGAGTGGGAAAGACAAGTTTGTTTCGCCGTTTTAGAGATGGCTTGTTCGACGACGAAGGCTCGCCGTTGTCAACTATCGGATGCGACACAACGACTAAATCGTTCTTGATAGGAAATAGGAAAATACAG TTGGAGTTATGGGACACGGGTGGAATGGAGCGTGTTTCTAGTATGAACTTGAGTTACTTTCGAGGGGCTAACGCGGCCGTCATATGTTACTCGCCGATGCAGCGAGTATCGTTTGACTTAATCTCGGATTACATCATCCAGGTCGAACAGCTCTCCAATCCGAACTGTCGCATGTTCATCTGCGCCACAAAATGGGACCTTTACGACGACGACGCCTCGAACGACAGCAGCAGACGTAAACAGTGCGTGTCCAGCGACGAAATCACGGACTTCGAAATGGAGTGCTCCGACATGCTGGCCGGTTCGTTTAAAACGTCGAGTAAAAGTAATTTAGGCGTCGACGAAATGTTCGAATCAAtagccaaaaaacttaatgataCGCGACCATCGTTGACGTTGGATCGAATCAAGTTACACGAAACGGTGACGACGGCCGAGTTCAATCATATTGCATTAACGATCATTCCATATCAATTTACCGGCGAATGCGAACTGCACAATCTCGCCGCCATCGACATGGACCATAGTCAGCCCATCAATAGCGATAGTTTAGCAGACGATCAAACGGTTGATAAAGCGTCGAAACCACCGGATATTTCAACGTCATCGAAGACTACAAAATGTTGCAAATGCCGTACGCGCTATCCATCCCATATTCATAGGAAAGCGAAATCGAATTGTTGTCGATGA
- the LOC141901539 gene encoding carboxypeptidase B-like, producing MQKLIDEEKKMNSYAKLRSTFGFRSGMNGLSRVKNYFLRLDEINEWLDEMAAHFSFARVVSIGRTYEGRDTKALIIGSGKKPAIFIDSGIHAREWVSVSTNLYLIYQLLAGYESMETRALIDQYDWYFVPVANPDGYEYTHTHKRMWRKNRRPMRHCVGADPNRNFDINFGGTGTSGDPCSDIYRGPHAFSEPCALNLARFLLQLKNNNSKIKAYMSLHAYSQMWFTPYAYDRWLQPDDIAELKRVANIGASAIYYTHGRRYTVGSPGEILYEAAGSSMDWVKAKAHIKYSFAMEMRPDRYSYNGFIVPPSEIVPAGEEMFAGIKAMAREMR from the exons ATGCAAAA ACTGATCGATGAAGAAAAGAAGATGAATTCGTACGCCAAACTACGAAGCACATTTGGCTTCCGCAGTGGAATGAACGGACTGTCCAGAGTAAAGAACTATTTTCTGCGTTTAGATGAG ATTAATGAATGGTTGGATGAAATGGCCGCTCACTTCTCTTTCGCCAGAGTAGTAAGCATCGGGCGAACATACGAAGGACGGGACACGAAAGCCCTCATA ATTGGATCGGGCAAAAAACCGGCTATATTCATCGACTCGGGTATTCACGCCAGGGAGTGGGTATCGGTATCAACCAATCTCTACCTCATATACCAG ttgTTAGCGGGATACGAATCTATGGAGACACGAGCGTTGATCGATCAGTATGATTGGTATTTCGTACCGGTGGCCAACCCGGATGGATACGAATACACTCACACGCAT AAGCGAATGTGGAGGAAAAACCGCCGGCCCATGAGACATTGCGTTGGCGCTGACCCTAACAGAAATTTTGATATCAACTTTGGAG GAACTGGGACAAGTGGCGATCCATGCTCGGACATTTATCGCGGGCCTCACGCGTTCTCCGAACCATGTGCGCTGAACCTTGCTAGATTCCTTTTACAACTCAAGAACAATAACAGTAAGATCAAGGCGTACATGAGCTTGCACGCTTATTCGCAAATGTGGTTCACGCCGTACGCATACGATCGATGGCTACAGCCGGACGACATTGCCGAGTTAAAAAGAGTGGCAAACATCGGAGCCAGTGCCATCTACTACACCCATGGACGGCGGTATACAGTTGGAAGCCCCGGAGAAATCTTAT ATGAAGCTGCTGGAAGTTCGATGGACTGGGTGAAAGCGAAAGCCCACATTAAATACTCATTCGCAATGGAAATGAGGCCTGATCGGTAcagttataacggatttaTCGTGCCTCCATCTGAAATCGTGCCGGCCGGTGAAGAAATGTTTGCTGGTATCAAGGCTATGGCTAGAGAGATGCGATGA
- the LOC141902035 gene encoding small integral membrane protein 15-like — MFEDWDWQKLAVDTVIFAAEHPWQFVYYVLLCLSPLFLISSILAWKLAKQIEQKEKEKKKKARREANIRKSRNTNKEKEKTSAREKQE; from the coding sequence ATGTTCGAAGACTGGGATTGGCAGAAGTTGGCTGTGGACACCGTTATATTTGCGGCCGAACACCCGTGGCAGTTTGTTTACTATGTACTGTTGTGTTTATCGCCGCTGTTTCTGATCAGTTCGATTCTGGCGTGGAAACTGGCGAAGCAAATCGAACAGAAAGAAAaggagaaaaagaagaaagcgCGACGCGAAGCTAACATACGAAAATCGCGAAATACCAACAAAGAAAAAGAGAAAACGTCTGCAAGAGAAAAACAGGAATAG